The DNA region TGCCACATGAGTGAAAAAACCAAACCGCTGGACACTCAGGACCCGGGCAAGGCAGCCCGCGAAATCGGCCTGCAACCCGCATGGGACGACCTGAACATCAGGAAAAAATTAATCGTGGCCGGAATCGATCGCCACTCAGTAATCAAGGAATACAAAGCCCGCATGAAAGGCTAGCATCCTCTCCACATAAAACCATAACCACAGACACACAAACATGCTCACATTTGAAGGTTTGGACGAAAATTTCAAGTTCCTCATCCTTGAGGTATTGAATCAGCTTAAGGCTACCCGGGAATTCGTAAAGTCGCCTTCCCGTTCCCTATTCCGTAAAATAACTTCGCGCGACGACTACATCGATAACATGAAAACAGTTATCGAAAATAAATCCTATTCACGCATCAACAACTCCATTGATCTTGAGCCCAAACTATTGAACAAAATCAGGGCAATTCAGCTATCCTCGGTCAACCTGGAGCGCATCGGAGATCATTGCGTCAACATCGTCAACCAGATGGCCTACCTTGAGGACAAAGGCTACGTTAACCGCTACGAATGCGCCGAAGCCTTTGATATTATCGAAGGAAGCACCGCAAAAATAGCAGACGGTTTCAGCTCGGAAGATATGCCTCTGGCCCTTGAGATCTGCAAATCCGAAAACAGGCTGGATTCATTATACAAGGACAATTTCAACCGTATCATGGCTGAAATGGGCAGTGGTAAAAACATCCCCGATCTGGTGACCTGCCTTTTTATTTTCCGTTACCTTGAAAGAATCGGCGATTCCCTGCTCAACATCGGGGAGGCAATCATCTTTTCCATTCTCGGCGAACGCATCAAAATCGAACAGTTTGAATCCCTGCAACAAACCTTGAGCGTTTCCGGATATGACGGATCTTTCTCGGACATCGATTTTCAAGGCATCTGGGGCTCCCGTTCAGGCTGCCGTATCGGACATGTTCAATCCAAGGACAAGGATCAGGCTCCCCCGGTGGCACAGGGAAGTATTTATAAAGAAGGGAATCTCGACAAAATCAGACTTGAACGGACCAGCCTTGAACAATGGAATAAGCGTTTTCCGGGCATGGTCCCTGAAATCTTCGGGTTCCACGAAACCAAGGAAGAGAACAAAGGTTCCATGCTGGTTGAATTCCTGCCCGGCTGTACCCTTGATACCATGATCCTGACCTCGGATGATGCCGACCTTGAAAACGCACTGTTCACTCTTGAGCAGACCCTGCGCCATGTCTGGACCACCACCAAGAAAGATGCTCCGGTCCCGACCACCTTTATGGATCAGCTCAAATCCCGCCAGAACGGCGTATTGCAGGTCCATCCTGAATTCCATCGCAATGCCCGTCAGATGGGCGATACTGAAATAATCTCATCCGAAGAGTTGATCGAGGAATGCCTGACTATTGAGCAGTCGCTTCCGGCTCCGTTTACCGTATTCATCCACGGCGATTTCAACTGCAACAACGTGGTTTACAGCAATGATGACGAAAGGGTCAGGTTCATTGACCTGCACCGCTCCCGCGATTTCGACTACATACAGGATCTCTCGGTTTTCCTTGTTTCCGGCTTCCGCATGCCTGTTTTCGAACGGCCCATCAGGAACAAAATCAACGCGGTAATTTCCCGCATGTACAGCTTTACAGAAGAATTCGCCCAGGAAAACAACGATGAAACATGGCAGGCCCGTCTGGCACTGGCACTGGCCCGTTCTTTCTACACATCCACCCGTTTCGAATTCAATTACACCTTTGCCAAGGAAATGTTCAACCGATCCATGTTCCTGCTGGAAAAGGTTCACCGCTACAACGGAAATTGGGACCATTTCATCCTGCCGGAAGATATCCTCCATTACTAAAAAGCAATAAAGGTGCTGACTATGAAAATAGGCGTAATAGGACTCAAGGGCGCGTGGTCGTCCGAACAACTTGCCAGAGCAGTTGCCGAGAAAACAGGCCGGGAAACACAGATTTTTGAAATGCAGGATGTGCGGCTTGATCTGCCTTCCGGGCGGGCTACGGTGGAGGGATACGACCTCTCCACTTTTGATGCGCTGGTCATAAAAAAAATCGGCAAGCAGTACTCACCGGATCTTCTGGACCGTCTGGAAATGCTGCGCCTGCTTGAAGGGCGCGGGGTACAGATTTTCTCCTCCCCCTACTCCATCCTGCGCGTGCTGGACCGGCTCACCTGCACCATCTCCCTGCAACTGGGCGATATCCCCATGCCTCCCACCACCATTACCGAAGATGTGGACCATGCCCTCGCCGCAGTGGAA from Desulfovibrio sp. JC022 includes:
- a CDS encoding PhoU domain-containing protein; the encoded protein is MLTFEGLDENFKFLILEVLNQLKATREFVKSPSRSLFRKITSRDDYIDNMKTVIENKSYSRINNSIDLEPKLLNKIRAIQLSSVNLERIGDHCVNIVNQMAYLEDKGYVNRYECAEAFDIIEGSTAKIADGFSSEDMPLALEICKSENRLDSLYKDNFNRIMAEMGSGKNIPDLVTCLFIFRYLERIGDSLLNIGEAIIFSILGERIKIEQFESLQQTLSVSGYDGSFSDIDFQGIWGSRSGCRIGHVQSKDKDQAPPVAQGSIYKEGNLDKIRLERTSLEQWNKRFPGMVPEIFGFHETKEENKGSMLVEFLPGCTLDTMILTSDDADLENALFTLEQTLRHVWTTTKKDAPVPTTFMDQLKSRQNGVLQVHPEFHRNARQMGDTEIISSEELIEECLTIEQSLPAPFTVFIHGDFNCNNVVYSNDDERVRFIDLHRSRDFDYIQDLSVFLVSGFRMPVFERPIRNKINAVISRMYSFTEEFAQENNDETWQARLALALARSFYTSTRFEFNYTFAKEMFNRSMFLLEKVHRYNGNWDHFILPEDILHY